A single Drosophila miranda strain MSH22 chromosome XR, D.miranda_PacBio2.1, whole genome shotgun sequence DNA region contains:
- the LOC108153058 gene encoding ras-related protein Rab-40C isoform X2, whose amino-acid sequence MGTMTKDYDYLLKVLLVGDSDVGKHEILSNLEDPFPESPFCSGNDCTSHILQTVAYKTTTILLEGKRVKLQLWDTSGQGRFCTIIRSYSRGAQGIILVYDITNKWSFDGIDRWLKEVDEHAPGIPKVLVGNRLHLAFKRQVPAKQAETYASRNNMSCFEISPLCDFNIRESFCELARMALHRNGMEHIWRSNKVLSLQELCCRTIVRRTSVYAIDSLPLPPSVKSTLKSYALTTSQCYNSLTQSSKSKNRCKTPTSSSRNSCTIA is encoded by the exons ATGGGAACCATGACAAAAGACTACGACTATCTGTTGAAAGTTCTTCTGGTGGGTGACAGCGATGTGGGGAAGCACGAGATACTCTCGAACCTGGAGGATCCTTTCCCCGAAAGTCCCTTCTGCAGCGGAAATG ATTGCACCTCTCACATCCTCCAAACAGTAGCATACAAGACAACCACAATACTATTGGAGGGTAAGCGGGTGAAGCTCCAGCTTTGGGACACCTCCGGCCAGGGCCGATTCTGTACAATCATTCGGTCGTATTCGCGCGGCGCTCAAGGTATTATACTAGTATACGATATAACCAACAAATGGAGCTTCGATGGCATCGATCGTTGGCTCAAAGAGGTCGACGAG CACGCTCCGGGCATACCCAAGGTGTTGGTGGGAAATCGCCTACATCTGGCGTTCAAGCGGCAGGTGCCCGCCAAACAGGCCGAGACCTATGCCAGTCGCAACAACATGTCCTGCTTCGAGATATCACCGCTTTGCGACTTCAACATACGCGAATCCTTCTGCGAGCTGGCCCGCATGGCGCTCCATCGCAACGGCATGGAGCACATTTGGCGGAGCAATAAGG TGCTCTCGCTGCAGGAGCTGTGCTGCCGGACGATTGTGCGAAGGACAAGCGTGTACGCGATCGATTCGCTGCCCCTGCCGCCCTCGGTGAAGTCCACGCTCAAGTCATACGCTTTGACCACGTCGCAGTGCTACAATTCGCTGACGCAGAGCTCGAAGAGCAAGAACCGCTGCAAGACGCCGACGAGCAGCAGTCGGAACAGCTGTACGATCGCGTGA
- the LOC108153058 gene encoding ras-related protein Rab-40B isoform X1 has product MSTMGYTLFGWILSHCRCNIYPIEIFFVIQIDNSHMGTMTKDYDYLLKVLLVGDSDVGKHEILSNLEDPFPESPFCSGNDCTSHILQTVAYKTTTILLEGKRVKLQLWDTSGQGRFCTIIRSYSRGAQGIILVYDITNKWSFDGIDRWLKEVDEHAPGIPKVLVGNRLHLAFKRQVPAKQAETYASRNNMSCFEISPLCDFNIRESFCELARMALHRNGMEHIWRSNKVLSLQELCCRTIVRRTSVYAIDSLPLPPSVKSTLKSYALTTSQCYNSLTQSSKSKNRCKTPTSSSRNSCTIA; this is encoded by the exons ATGTCGACTATGGGATATACGCTTTTCGGATGGATTTTATCACATTGCCGTTGTAATATTTATCCGAttgaaattttttttgttatacAGATAGATAATAG CCACATGGGAACCATGACAAAAGACTACGACTATCTGTTGAAAGTTCTTCTGGTGGGTGACAGCGATGTGGGGAAGCACGAGATACTCTCGAACCTGGAGGATCCTTTCCCCGAAAGTCCCTTCTGCAGCGGAAATG ATTGCACCTCTCACATCCTCCAAACAGTAGCATACAAGACAACCACAATACTATTGGAGGGTAAGCGGGTGAAGCTCCAGCTTTGGGACACCTCCGGCCAGGGCCGATTCTGTACAATCATTCGGTCGTATTCGCGCGGCGCTCAAGGTATTATACTAGTATACGATATAACCAACAAATGGAGCTTCGATGGCATCGATCGTTGGCTCAAAGAGGTCGACGAG CACGCTCCGGGCATACCCAAGGTGTTGGTGGGAAATCGCCTACATCTGGCGTTCAAGCGGCAGGTGCCCGCCAAACAGGCCGAGACCTATGCCAGTCGCAACAACATGTCCTGCTTCGAGATATCACCGCTTTGCGACTTCAACATACGCGAATCCTTCTGCGAGCTGGCCCGCATGGCGCTCCATCGCAACGGCATGGAGCACATTTGGCGGAGCAATAAGG TGCTCTCGCTGCAGGAGCTGTGCTGCCGGACGATTGTGCGAAGGACAAGCGTGTACGCGATCGATTCGCTGCCCCTGCCGCCCTCGGTGAAGTCCACGCTCAAGTCATACGCTTTGACCACGTCGCAGTGCTACAATTCGCTGACGCAGAGCTCGAAGAGCAAGAACCGCTGCAAGACGCCGACGAGCAGCAGTCGGAACAGCTGTACGATCGCGTGA